A stretch of the Ensifer sp. PDNC004 genome encodes the following:
- a CDS encoding DUF6492 family protein, with protein sequence MRTAIVSASYANDFERCRLMCESMDRKLQGDWRHYLLVADFDVKLFRQLEGSRRQVISERDLLPWWLHPVTDPLSGGRRKLWLSPFGLPLRGWHAQQLRRLALARHIDEAAMFAVDSDVVFLRAFDPASLWQKERLTLYRKDGAINAHMRSNHLEWLAHSDRLLGIGPYTLPANDYINTLIAWRTDTSRKLLEHIETLHGRNWARAMTRTRAFSECTIYGRFVDEVLGGEGHVPSDAALCHVLWFEDSYRQDLTGLRAFLKDMAPHQIGIGVQSFVGHDLDDIRRAVFELAA encoded by the coding sequence ATGCGCACAGCCATTGTCTCAGCGTCCTACGCCAATGACTTCGAGCGCTGCCGGCTGATGTGCGAAAGCATGGACCGCAAGCTTCAGGGCGATTGGAGGCACTATCTGCTGGTTGCCGATTTCGACGTGAAGCTCTTCCGGCAACTGGAGGGCTCCAGGCGCCAGGTGATCAGCGAACGCGATCTCCTGCCCTGGTGGTTGCATCCCGTCACCGACCCGCTGTCGGGCGGCCGCCGGAAGCTGTGGCTCAGCCCGTTCGGCCTGCCGCTGCGTGGCTGGCATGCCCAGCAGCTTCGCCGCCTGGCGCTCGCGCGCCATATCGACGAGGCGGCCATGTTTGCCGTCGATTCCGATGTCGTCTTCCTGCGTGCCTTCGATCCCGCCAGCCTCTGGCAGAAAGAACGGCTGACGCTCTACCGCAAGGACGGGGCGATCAACGCGCATATGCGCTCCAACCACCTTGAATGGCTCGCCCATTCCGATCGGCTTCTCGGGATCGGCCCCTACACGCTGCCGGCCAACGACTATATCAACACGCTGATCGCGTGGCGCACCGATACCAGCCGCAAGCTGCTCGAACATATCGAGACGCTGCACGGCCGGAACTGGGCGAGGGCGATGACCCGTACCCGCGCCTTCTCCGAATGCACGATCTATGGCCGCTTCGTCGACGAGGTGCTCGGCGGGGAAGGGCACGTTCCCTCCGATGCCGCGCTCTGCCATGTGCTCTGGTTCGAAGACAGCTATCGCCAGGATCTCACCGGTCTCAGGGCGTTCCTGAAGGATATGGCGCCGCATCAGATCGGCATCGGCGTTCAGTCCTTCGTCGGCCACGATCTCGACGATATTCGCCGGGCGGTGTTCGAACTCGCGGCCTGA
- a CDS encoding WecB/TagA/CpsF family glycosyltransferase codes for MTKTTAGANAALSRRLILGMPVIDFDWESAFAFAADALSRPGGQTTLAFLNANNANLMMRDGAYREVLGRQVVLPDGHGVDIASYLFYGSMFPANLNGTDFVPALLTFIDRPLRVAMIGARGKVLTRAAENFRRHAPWHEFIPVSDGFFDRDRSEEVLADVRALNADILLVAMGSPGQEKWVDAHVGPQDARLVITVGALFDFVAEAFPRAPKFLRRMRLEWFFRLAVEPRRMWRRYILGNPLFLFHVVWHKLSGRARDSVADTSLRTGTS; via the coding sequence GTGACCAAGACGACCGCCGGCGCGAACGCCGCCCTGTCCAGGCGCCTCATTCTGGGCATGCCGGTGATCGATTTCGACTGGGAGAGTGCCTTTGCCTTTGCGGCCGACGCGCTGTCGCGCCCAGGCGGGCAAACGACGCTCGCCTTCCTCAATGCCAACAATGCCAATCTGATGATGCGCGACGGCGCGTACCGCGAGGTCCTCGGCCGCCAGGTCGTGCTTCCCGACGGTCACGGCGTCGATATCGCTTCCTATCTCTTCTACGGCAGCATGTTCCCCGCCAATCTCAACGGCACGGATTTCGTGCCGGCGCTGCTGACCTTCATCGACCGGCCGCTGCGCGTCGCGATGATCGGCGCCCGCGGGAAAGTGCTGACGCGCGCGGCCGAGAACTTTCGCAGGCATGCGCCATGGCACGAGTTCATTCCCGTTTCCGACGGGTTCTTCGATCGTGACCGCTCCGAAGAGGTGCTTGCCGATGTCCGGGCGCTGAATGCCGATATCCTGCTGGTGGCGATGGGAAGCCCCGGCCAGGAGAAATGGGTCGATGCCCATGTGGGGCCGCAGGACGCCCGACTGGTCATCACCGTCGGCGCGCTCTTCGATTTCGTCGCCGAGGCGTTTCCGCGGGCGCCGAAGTTCCTGCGCCGGATGCGGCTGGAATGGTTCTTCCGCCTGGCGGTCGAGCCGCGGCGCATGTGGCGTCGCTACATTCTCGGAAACCCGCTTTTCCTGTTTCACGTCGTCTGGCACAAGCTGTCGGGGCGTGCGCGGGACAGCGTCGCCGACACCAGCCTTCGGACGGGAACATCGTGA
- a CDS encoding glycosyltransferase family 4 protein codes for MTRGKMHLVLVSSLVPVANPASGFDIANRAVLDGLRALGHRVSVIGFLQPGRVPAPDCDMHLLGELEVTNAKVGTWQKLSWLATAFLNRTTVSSGKMMVVSSSRIQSILESLAPFDGLVLNSVQLPAAFQQVFRPHPSIYVAHNVEADSAFENAERAKGTVERFLFRREAQYLERYEQQLAQNAVAVWTFAEADRFGFGRAVSDRAFVLPLVTGWDAAAASEGTAELQQDLGLIGTWSWRPNRLGLDWFLAEVVPHLPQDLSIAIAGQMDGIPAVSHPGVRFVGRVPDARAFVTESAVIPLVSRGGTGVQLKSIETFELGMPSVATQASLRGIEALPENCAAAEDPAEFARLLVDKVTRARGGDRQRLDGSVFHRAQKAKLMRVMRNVLAGLTPSAAAETPSVPPDLKVHDGGRS; via the coding sequence ATGACGCGTGGCAAAATGCATCTGGTCCTGGTCTCTTCGCTCGTTCCCGTCGCCAATCCGGCGTCCGGTTTCGACATTGCCAACCGGGCTGTGCTCGACGGTCTGCGCGCGCTCGGTCACCGCGTCAGCGTCATCGGTTTTCTCCAGCCGGGACGCGTGCCGGCACCCGATTGCGATATGCATCTTCTCGGCGAGCTGGAAGTCACCAATGCCAAGGTTGGCACGTGGCAGAAGTTGAGCTGGCTCGCGACGGCCTTTCTCAACCGCACGACCGTCTCATCCGGCAAGATGATGGTGGTGTCGTCGAGCCGGATTCAGTCGATCCTCGAGAGCCTCGCTCCGTTCGACGGTCTCGTGCTCAACTCGGTGCAACTGCCGGCCGCTTTCCAGCAGGTTTTCCGCCCCCACCCGTCGATCTATGTCGCGCACAATGTCGAGGCGGATTCTGCTTTCGAGAATGCCGAGCGGGCCAAGGGTACGGTCGAACGCTTTCTTTTCCGGCGCGAGGCGCAGTATCTCGAACGCTACGAGCAGCAACTGGCGCAAAATGCCGTGGCCGTCTGGACGTTTGCGGAGGCCGACCGCTTCGGCTTCGGCCGCGCCGTCAGCGACCGGGCCTTCGTGCTGCCGCTGGTCACCGGGTGGGACGCGGCCGCGGCATCGGAAGGAACAGCCGAACTCCAACAGGACCTTGGCTTGATCGGGACCTGGAGCTGGCGGCCGAACCGATTGGGGCTCGACTGGTTTCTCGCCGAGGTCGTACCGCATCTGCCGCAGGATCTTTCGATTGCTATTGCCGGCCAGATGGATGGCATCCCGGCGGTTTCCCATCCCGGCGTCCGCTTCGTCGGACGGGTGCCGGATGCACGCGCCTTCGTCACGGAAAGTGCGGTCATACCGCTCGTCAGCCGGGGCGGTACAGGCGTCCAGCTGAAGAGCATCGAGACCTTCGAACTCGGCATGCCATCCGTGGCAACACAGGCGTCGCTGCGCGGCATCGAGGCGCTCCCTGAGAATTGCGCCGCGGCCGAAGATCCGGCTGAGTTTGCACGCCTGTTGGTCGACAAGGTCACCCGGGCGCGCGGCGGCGACCGCCAGCGCCTTGACGGTTCGGTCTTCCATCGCGCCCAGAAGGCGAAGCTGATGCGGGTCATGCGCAACGTGCTGGCCGGCCTTACCCCCAGTGCCGCGGCCGAAACGCCTTCGGTACCGCCCGACCTGAAGGTCCATGACGGGGGGCGGTCGTGA
- a CDS encoding glycosyltransferase family 2 protein, which translates to MTTTGQDISVYFRTELEDAGDIELVVVLPTFRRPDHVVKTLKTIVSQRPDISYATVVVENDADGLAGAAAAKDFFLGHPSDSVVIVAHQRGNCHAYNAGWATALQTYPNLKAIAIIDDDEVAAPEWLDCLIAAQETTGADMVGGPQLPVFEGDGGQKWKRHPVFMPHYDATGPVPILYSSGNVLVTRGVLDAMPQPFLDPAFNFIGGGDADFYSRCKAKGFSFAWAADAWVAETVPARRTSASWIRARSLRNGAISTMLEHRRDPSFRGRLRTFGKSLALLGASIPRGLELWNKSGLAAAGSYHFYVAIGRLMAELGLVNEQYRTPEKN; encoded by the coding sequence ATGACGACGACCGGCCAGGACATTTCCGTCTACTTCCGGACAGAGCTGGAAGACGCCGGCGACATCGAACTCGTCGTCGTGCTGCCGACGTTCCGTCGGCCGGACCATGTCGTCAAGACGCTGAAAACCATTGTTTCCCAAAGGCCTGACATCTCCTACGCCACGGTCGTCGTCGAAAACGATGCCGACGGGCTGGCCGGGGCTGCGGCGGCCAAGGACTTCTTCCTGGGACATCCTTCGGATTCTGTCGTGATCGTCGCGCACCAGCGCGGAAACTGCCACGCCTACAATGCCGGTTGGGCGACGGCGCTCCAAACCTACCCGAACCTCAAGGCGATCGCGATCATCGACGACGACGAAGTGGCGGCGCCCGAATGGCTCGATTGCCTCATCGCGGCACAGGAAACGACCGGTGCCGATATGGTCGGCGGCCCGCAGCTTCCGGTTTTCGAAGGCGATGGCGGGCAGAAGTGGAAACGCCATCCGGTCTTCATGCCCCATTATGATGCGACCGGGCCGGTTCCCATTCTCTATTCCTCCGGCAACGTGCTCGTCACGCGCGGGGTGCTGGACGCGATGCCGCAACCTTTCCTGGATCCCGCCTTCAACTTCATCGGCGGCGGCGATGCGGATTTCTACAGCCGCTGCAAGGCGAAGGGATTTTCGTTTGCCTGGGCGGCCGATGCCTGGGTTGCCGAGACGGTGCCGGCCCGCCGCACCAGCGCATCCTGGATCAGGGCGCGCAGCCTCAGGAACGGCGCGATCTCGACGATGCTCGAACATCGGCGAGACCCGAGCTTCAGGGGCCGCCTCAGGACCTTCGGCAAATCGCTGGCGCTGCTTGGCGCATCGATCCCGCGTGGGCTGGAACTGTGGAACAAGAGCGGGTTGGCGGCGGCCGGGTCATACCATTTCTATGTGGCAATCGGCCGGCTGATGGCGGAGCTCGGCCTCGTCAACGAGCAGTACCGCACCCCGGAAAAGAACTGA
- a CDS encoding rod-binding protein has protein sequence MAISPPSDLVMDVVRAADPAEVQEAQARLKANRAAFKATSLAENGNGFAAAVNVLNLSPDGSSGLGDLNNRVEQKKIPETYRKFEAMVLQNFVKSMLPTESENVFGKGNAGDIWKSMMAEQIGDVISKSGGIGIAEQLAGAEGTDRVQASLDGNSRNLAASLVQEYERKTLTGFSTDNDKNKQA, from the coding sequence ATGGCCATCTCTCCGCCCAGCGATCTGGTGATGGATGTCGTGCGCGCCGCCGACCCCGCCGAAGTGCAGGAAGCACAGGCGCGGTTGAAGGCCAACCGTGCCGCGTTCAAGGCGACGAGTCTCGCGGAAAACGGCAACGGCTTCGCCGCTGCCGTCAACGTTCTGAACCTGTCGCCCGATGGTTCGAGCGGCCTCGGCGACCTCAACAACCGCGTTGAACAGAAGAAGATTCCGGAAACCTATCGCAAGTTCGAGGCCATGGTGCTGCAGAACTTCGTGAAGTCGATGCTGCCGACCGAAAGCGAGAACGTCTTCGGCAAGGGCAACGCAGGTGACATCTGGAAGAGCATGATGGCCGAGCAGATCGGCGACGTGATCTCCAAGAGCGGTGGCATCGGCATTGCCGAACAGCTCGCAGGTGCCGAAGGCACCGATCGGGTTCAGGCATCGCTCGACGGCAACAGCCGAAACCTCGCCGCAAGCCTCGTGCAGGAATACGAGCGCAAGACGCTGACCGGCTTCTCGACCGACAACGACAAGAACAAGCAAGCCTAG
- the fliR gene encoding flagellar biosynthetic protein FliR encodes MITDPEGTVLALFAAFCRIGGCIMIMPGFSSARVPMQVRLFIAVAVSMAILPVMWTDIYPQVTGKGHSYIYLIAAETAVGAVMGLVARYYVLGLQFTGTAITMLMGFASPPSSDVIEDTPENQVTSLISFTGLMVLFMLDFHHVMIEAIVQSYRAMPIGTPFDPQGVLITLTDSLSQIFMIMLRLASPFIIYGLLFNVAIGMVNKLAPQIPIYFISQPYLIMGGLFLLYLGIAAMLRLFGDGFALVMQGG; translated from the coding sequence ATGATCACCGACCCGGAGGGCACGGTGTTGGCGCTGTTTGCGGCTTTCTGCCGGATCGGCGGCTGCATCATGATCATGCCCGGGTTCTCCAGCGCACGCGTTCCGATGCAGGTGCGGCTGTTCATTGCAGTCGCGGTTTCCATGGCGATCCTGCCTGTCATGTGGACGGACATCTATCCGCAGGTGACCGGCAAGGGGCACAGCTACATCTACCTGATCGCTGCCGAGACGGCGGTCGGCGCGGTCATGGGCCTTGTCGCCCGCTACTATGTCCTGGGACTGCAGTTCACCGGAACGGCGATCACCATGCTGATGGGCTTTGCCTCGCCGCCATCGTCGGACGTGATCGAAGATACGCCCGAAAATCAGGTGACCAGCTTGATCAGCTTCACCGGCCTGATGGTGCTGTTCATGCTGGACTTCCATCATGTGATGATCGAGGCGATCGTTCAATCCTATCGCGCCATGCCGATCGGCACGCCATTCGATCCGCAAGGCGTTCTGATCACGCTCACCGATTCGCTGTCGCAGATCTTCATGATCATGCTGAGGCTCGCGAGTCCCTTCATCATCTATGGCCTGCTGTTCAACGTGGCGATCGGCATGGTGAACAAGCTGGCGCCACAGATCCCGATCTACTTCATCTCACAGCCCTATTTGATCATGGGCGGCTTGTTCCTGCTCTATCTCGGTATCGCCGCGATGCTGCGCCTGTTCGGCGACGGTTTCGCGCTGGTCATGCAGGGAGGATAG
- the flhA gene encoding flagellar biosynthesis protein FlhA codes for MAQQAALIIPKVAPKGRDIGFALGIVAILSILFLPIPPFLIDMGLAFSIAFSVLILMVSLWIQRPLEFSSFPTILLISTMVRLALNIATTRVILSHGHEGHGAAGGVISGFASLVMSGDFVIGLIVFLILITVNFIVITKGATRIAEVGARFTLDAIPGKQMSIDADLSAGLIDEKEAQRRRRELEEESSFYGAMDGASKFVRGDAIAGLIITAINIFGGIIIGYLRHGMQISEAADVFVKLSVGDGLVSQIPALIVSLAAGLLVSRGGTSGSTDQAVVGQLGGYPKALMVASGLIILLAVVPGLPFLPFAVLGGGMAFLSWLVPRQIEAANAARRAEEAAKVQQTKEGEQDSVKSVLKTAEIELLLGKQVSTRLLGAHQELAFRVGKMRRKFAGQYGLVIPEIKVSDDISIPDKAYHIRIHGTTIASNTVRVGEVLVVTGGGRRPSVPGDEIREPAFGMPAVSILETFTEDLKREGFHPIDNVSVVLTHLSEVIRNNLPHLLSYKDVKVLIERLDPEYRKLADEICTSHMSYSGLQAVLKLLLAERVSIRNLHLILEAVAELAPHVRKTEQIVEHVRVRMSQQLCGDLADNGILRVLRLGNKWDMVFHQALKRDAKGEVVEFDIDPRHLEEFSEQATKVIREHLDRGMPFVLVSSPESRSYVRMIIERLFATLPVLSHVELAKGLEIKIIGSIS; via the coding sequence ATGGCACAACAAGCAGCGCTGATCATCCCGAAAGTAGCTCCGAAGGGCCGGGACATCGGCTTCGCGCTCGGGATCGTGGCGATCCTGTCGATTCTCTTCCTGCCGATCCCGCCATTTCTGATCGACATGGGACTGGCCTTCTCGATCGCTTTTTCGGTGCTGATCCTGATGGTCTCGCTGTGGATCCAGCGCCCGCTCGAGTTCTCCTCGTTCCCGACCATCCTGCTGATCTCGACGATGGTGCGCCTGGCGCTGAACATCGCCACCACCCGCGTCATTCTTTCGCATGGTCATGAAGGCCACGGCGCTGCCGGCGGCGTTATCTCCGGTTTCGCCAGCCTCGTCATGTCCGGCGACTTCGTCATCGGTTTGATCGTCTTCCTGATCTTGATCACCGTAAACTTCATCGTCATCACCAAGGGTGCGACGCGTATCGCCGAAGTCGGCGCGCGCTTCACCCTCGATGCGATTCCCGGCAAGCAGATGTCGATCGACGCCGACCTGTCGGCCGGCCTGATCGACGAGAAGGAAGCGCAGCGCCGCCGGCGTGAACTCGAAGAGGAAAGCTCCTTCTACGGCGCCATGGACGGTGCGTCGAAGTTCGTGCGCGGCGACGCGATCGCCGGCCTGATCATCACCGCAATCAACATCTTCGGCGGCATCATCATCGGTTACCTGCGTCATGGCATGCAGATCAGCGAAGCGGCCGACGTTTTCGTCAAGCTGTCGGTCGGTGACGGCCTCGTCTCGCAGATCCCCGCCCTCATCGTCTCGCTCGCTGCCGGCCTTCTGGTATCGCGCGGCGGCACATCCGGCTCCACTGACCAGGCCGTCGTCGGCCAGCTCGGCGGCTACCCGAAGGCGCTGATGGTCGCCTCCGGTCTGATCATTCTTTTGGCCGTGGTTCCCGGTCTGCCGTTCCTGCCCTTCGCCGTGCTCGGCGGCGGCATGGCGTTCCTGAGCTGGCTCGTGCCGCGCCAGATCGAGGCTGCCAATGCCGCGCGTCGCGCCGAAGAGGCCGCCAAGGTCCAGCAGACCAAGGAAGGCGAGCAGGACTCCGTCAAGTCGGTGCTGAAGACCGCCGAGATCGAGCTCCTGCTCGGCAAGCAGGTCTCGACCCGCCTCCTCGGTGCGCACCAGGAACTCGCCTTCCGTGTCGGCAAGATGCGCCGCAAGTTCGCCGGTCAGTACGGCCTCGTCATCCCGGAAATCAAGGTTTCCGACGACATCAGCATTCCGGACAAGGCCTACCATATCCGCATTCACGGCACGACGATCGCGTCCAACACGGTGCGCGTCGGCGAAGTCCTGGTGGTCACCGGCGGCGGCCGCCGGCCGAGTGTTCCGGGCGACGAGATCCGCGAACCCGCCTTCGGGATGCCGGCGGTCTCGATCCTCGAAACCTTCACCGAGGACCTGAAGCGCGAAGGCTTCCATCCGATCGACAACGTATCGGTGGTGCTGACGCATTTGAGCGAAGTGATCCGCAACAACCTGCCGCACCTGCTTTCCTATAAGGACGTCAAGGTGCTGATCGAGCGGCTCGATCCGGAATACCGCAAGCTCGCCGACGAGATCTGCACCTCGCACATGTCCTATTCGGGCCTGCAGGCGGTGCTGAAGCTGCTGCTGGCGGAGCGGGTCTCGATCCGCAACCTGCACCTGATCCTGGAAGCGGTCGCCGAACTCGCGCCACATGTGCGCAAGACCGAGCAGATCGTCGAACACGTGCGCGTACGCATGTCGCAGCAGCTGTGCGGCGACCTTGCCGACAACGGCATCCTGCGCGTGCTGCGCCTCGGCAACAAGTGGGACATGGTCTTCCACCAGGCGCTCAAGCGTGACGCCAAGGGCGAGGTTGTCGAGTTCGACATCGATCCGCGTCACCTCGAAGAGTTCAGCGAGCAGGCGACGAAAGTTATCCGTGAACATCTCGATCGCGGCATGCCCTTCGTACTGGTAAGTTCGCCCGAATCTCGTTCTTATGTGCGCATGATCATCGAGCGCCTCTTTGCCACCTTGCCCGTGCTCTCGCATGTCGAGCTTGCCAAGGGCCTTGAGATCAAGATCATCGGCTCCATCTCATGA
- the fliQ gene encoding flagellar biosynthesis protein FliQ, translated as MNEADALDIVQAAIWTVIVASGPAVLAAMIVGVVIAFIQALTQVQEMTLTFVPKILAVMITVAVSAPFIGAQISIFTDIIFSRIQSGF; from the coding sequence ATGAATGAGGCGGATGCCCTCGATATCGTACAGGCCGCGATCTGGACCGTGATCGTGGCCTCGGGGCCCGCCGTTCTCGCCGCGATGATCGTCGGCGTTGTCATCGCCTTCATTCAGGCGCTGACCCAGGTCCAGGAAATGACGTTGACCTTCGTCCCGAAGATCCTCGCCGTCATGATCACGGTTGCCGTGTCCGCGCCCTTCATCGGCGCTCAGATTTCCATCTTTACCGACATCATCTTCTCGCGCATTCAGTCCGGATTCTGA
- the flgD gene encoding flagellar hook assembly protein FlgD, protein MAVSGVSNNGYTPNVSAQDSGGDAAKASLNYESFLKLLVAQMKNQDPTQPMDATQQIAQLATFSQVEQTIKTNKNLESLLQRTSLSEADAVIGRTVTSEDGKTTGVVKEVKLYSDGIIAVLDNGKELVIGPGVKVK, encoded by the coding sequence ATGGCGGTAAGCGGCGTCAGCAACAACGGCTACACCCCGAACGTTTCGGCTCAGGATTCGGGCGGCGACGCCGCCAAGGCATCGCTCAACTACGAGAGCTTCCTGAAGCTGCTCGTCGCCCAGATGAAGAATCAGGATCCGACGCAGCCGATGGATGCGACGCAGCAGATCGCGCAGCTTGCGACCTTCTCGCAGGTCGAACAGACGATCAAGACCAACAAGAACCTTGAAAGCCTGCTGCAGCGCACGTCGCTGAGCGAAGCGGACGCCGTCATCGGGCGCACTGTCACCAGCGAAGACGGCAAGACCACTGGCGTGGTTAAGGAAGTGAAACTATACTCTGACGGAATCATTGCGGTGCTGGATAACGGCAAGGAGCTTGTTATCGGCCCGGGCGTCAAGGTGAAGTGA
- the flbT gene encoding flagellar biosynthesis repressor FlbT, with product MKSTLRISLKSGERIFVNGAVLRVDRKVAVEFLNDVTFLLENHVLQPEDATTPLKQLYFIAQMILINPEGAEQSTAMFRKSIVMLLNCFKNEEILAELKRVDGLVTNGRAFEALKAIRGLYAIEDRILNTQEITPATVEQIRKEIAPWR from the coding sequence ATGAAGAGCACACTGCGTATCTCGCTGAAGTCGGGCGAACGGATTTTTGTAAACGGCGCGGTGCTGCGCGTGGACCGGAAGGTCGCGGTCGAGTTCCTGAACGATGTGACGTTCCTGCTCGAAAACCACGTGCTGCAGCCGGAAGACGCAACGACGCCGCTGAAGCAGCTCTATTTCATCGCGCAGATGATCCTCATCAATCCGGAAGGCGCCGAGCAATCGACCGCCATGTTCCGCAAGTCGATCGTCATGCTCTTGAACTGCTTCAAGAACGAAGAGATCCTTGCCGAGCTGAAGCGTGTTGACGGCCTGGTGACCAACGGTCGCGCCTTCGAAGCGCTCAAGGCGATCCGCGGCCTCTACGCCATCGAAGACCGCATCCTCAACACGCAGGAAATCACGCCGGCAACGGTCGAGCAGATTCGCAAGGAGATCGCACCATGGCGGTAA
- the flaF gene encoding flagellar biosynthesis regulator FlaF — protein sequence MYQFSYAEIMEDGVADSKNRERQVLDRSIALMEAAKQQKGYSREAIEAIYFTRRLWIRFIEDLRAPENQLNEELRANLISIAIWILNETEKIRKRESSNFQGIIDITTIIRDGLK from the coding sequence ATGTACCAATTTTCCTATGCCGAGATCATGGAGGACGGCGTCGCCGACTCCAAGAATCGGGAACGGCAGGTACTCGATCGCTCGATCGCGCTCATGGAAGCAGCGAAACAGCAGAAAGGGTATTCGAGAGAGGCCATCGAGGCCATCTACTTTACCCGGCGCCTGTGGATCCGTTTCATCGAAGATCTGCGTGCTCCGGAGAACCAGCTGAACGAAGAGCTGCGCGCCAATCTGATTTCGATCGCCATCTGGATACTCAACGAGACGGAAAAGATCCGCAAACGCGAATCCTCCAACTTCCAGGGCATAATTGACATTACCACCATCATCAGGGATGGACTGAAATGA
- a CDS encoding flagellar hook-associated family protein, which translates to MKTSYVSNLAIQTAMRMTIQQNQMDLLKATQEQTTGRHYDVGLTLGATASRSLNLQREIDRLNSMKSTNSVVTQRLSGSQGALETMAKAAEKVRDTLVTYKGNDAASQLKIQKTEIMGALQTFTAAANTSFNGEFLFSGINTDAKPVADYTATSAAKTAFDTAFTAFKSANGITSDDQITAAQMKTFITGLETSFMDTTPGGYWDTNWSDASSQNMTSRISASEVIESSTNANTKGFRMFALASVISAELMDKNITPDARAAVGTAALDYAEQGIAALNGERSQLGISESRVKKANTSIDAQLKLVNTHVADLEGIDPIETSTRINTLKVQLETSYTLTSRLQQMSLLNFL; encoded by the coding sequence ATGAAGACGTCCTACGTTTCTAATCTGGCGATCCAGACCGCCATGCGCATGACGATTCAGCAGAACCAGATGGATCTGCTGAAGGCAACCCAGGAACAGACGACCGGTCGGCACTACGACGTTGGCCTGACGCTTGGCGCGACGGCTTCGCGCTCGCTCAACCTTCAGCGCGAGATCGACCGTCTGAACTCGATGAAGAGCACCAACTCGGTCGTAACCCAGCGCCTCTCCGGCTCGCAGGGCGCGCTGGAAACGATGGCGAAAGCGGCCGAAAAGGTGCGCGACACGCTCGTTACCTACAAGGGTAACGATGCCGCGAGCCAGCTGAAGATCCAGAAGACCGAGATCATGGGCGCGCTGCAGACCTTCACTGCGGCTGCCAACACGTCCTTCAACGGCGAGTTCCTGTTTTCGGGCATCAATACCGACGCCAAGCCTGTCGCCGACTACACCGCTACGTCTGCGGCAAAGACGGCCTTCGACACTGCGTTTACGGCGTTCAAGTCCGCCAATGGCATCACGTCCGACGACCAGATCACCGCCGCGCAGATGAAGACGTTCATCACCGGTCTGGAAACGAGCTTCATGGATACCACCCCCGGGGGGTATTGGGACACCAACTGGTCGGACGCATCCAGCCAGAACATGACGAGCCGGATCAGCGCCAGCGAGGTGATCGAAAGCTCGACCAACGCCAATACCAAGGGCTTCCGGATGTTCGCGCTGGCAAGCGTGATCTCGGCTGAGCTGATGGACAAGAACATTACGCCTGACGCGCGTGCCGCCGTAGGCACCGCGGCTCTGGACTATGCAGAGCAGGGCATCGCCGCGCTCAACGGCGAACGCAGCCAGCTCGGTATCTCGGAATCGCGCGTGAAGAAGGCGAACACCTCGATCGACGCGCAGCTCAAGCTGGTCAACACGCATGTCGCCGATCTCGAAGGCATCGATCCGATCGAGACATCGACCCGGATCAACACGCTCAAGGTGCAGTTGGAAACGTCCTATACACTAACGTCGCGACTACAGCAGATGAGCTTGCTCAATTTCCTCTAG